The following coding sequences are from one Arthrobacter sp. PvP023 window:
- a CDS encoding Gfo/Idh/MocA family protein: MTFSIGVVGVGQFGGHFAHLFKLHPGVSEVYVVDERPERAAAALERWGLDGTKGSFEELLESDVDAVAIFTQRWTHGPLVEQALRAGKHVYSAVPMAVSEEEIERIIAAVKETGLVYAMGETSYYNPATVYARNQHAAGKFGRIFYSEGDYVHDMDLGFYDAYQYSGGESWKSTASYPPMLYPTHAIGGVLGAIPSHAVSVSCIGVRDDRKDGVFDKDVSMFGNDFSNATALFELNDGGAMRTNEMRRVGYPSHIRESRFRFFGTEASFEQLAKVTVWQDKENVHDISEQVETRPSIPLDDPSLADVAPELRDAFISGLAPVHDRGRLPEEFRGAPNGHEGSHQFLVDDFVTAVNEGTLPPVNAWVAARFTLPGIVAHASAQQNGERLPIRDFGDAPQRA; this comes from the coding sequence ATGACGTTTTCAATCGGAGTCGTCGGCGTCGGACAGTTCGGCGGCCATTTCGCCCACCTCTTCAAGCTCCACCCGGGAGTCAGCGAGGTCTACGTCGTCGACGAACGCCCGGAACGCGCCGCCGCAGCGCTTGAGCGCTGGGGGCTTGACGGCACCAAGGGGAGCTTCGAGGAGCTGCTGGAGTCCGACGTCGATGCAGTCGCCATCTTCACGCAGCGCTGGACCCACGGTCCCCTGGTGGAACAGGCGCTGCGCGCCGGAAAGCATGTCTACTCCGCTGTTCCGATGGCGGTTTCGGAAGAAGAGATCGAACGCATCATCGCGGCGGTGAAGGAAACCGGGCTTGTCTATGCGATGGGTGAGACCAGCTACTACAACCCCGCCACCGTGTACGCCCGCAACCAGCACGCGGCCGGCAAATTCGGCCGGATCTTCTACAGCGAAGGCGACTATGTCCACGACATGGACCTGGGCTTCTACGACGCCTACCAGTACAGTGGCGGGGAATCGTGGAAGTCGACGGCGAGCTACCCGCCCATGCTGTACCCCACCCACGCCATCGGCGGCGTCCTGGGGGCGATTCCATCCCACGCAGTCAGCGTCAGCTGCATCGGAGTCCGGGACGACCGCAAGGACGGTGTCTTCGACAAGGACGTGAGCATGTTCGGCAACGACTTCTCCAACGCCACGGCACTCTTTGAACTGAACGACGGCGGCGCCATGCGCACCAACGAAATGCGCCGCGTGGGGTATCCGTCTCACATCCGTGAATCACGGTTCCGCTTCTTCGGCACCGAGGCGAGCTTTGAGCAGCTTGCCAAGGTGACGGTGTGGCAGGACAAGGAAAACGTCCACGACATCTCCGAACAGGTGGAAACCCGGCCCAGCATCCCGCTGGACGACCCGTCGCTGGCCGACGTCGCCCCGGAACTGCGGGACGCCTTCATCTCCGGACTTGCCCCTGTGCACGACCGCGGACGCCTGCCGGAGGAATTCCGTGGCGCCCCGAACGGCCACGAAGGAAGCCACCAGTTCCTGGTGGACGACTTCGTGACGGCGGTCAACGAAGGGACGCTTCCGCCCGTCAACGCCTGGGTTGCCGCGCGCTTCACGCTTCCCGGAATCGTGGCGCACGCCTCGGCCCAGCAGAACGGCGAACGCCTGCCGATCCGCGATTTTGGCGACGCTCCGCAGCGTGCATAG
- a CDS encoding sugar ABC transporter substrate-binding protein has product MKKSLGTVAVAAAIALSLSACGGGSGSSAESAKGELSYWLWDANQLPAYQQCADDFQKANPDIKVKITQRGWDDYWSTLTNGFVGGTAPDVFTNHLGRYGELAANKQLLPIDDAVKKDNVDLSAYNEGLADLWVGQDGKRYGLPKDWDTIGLFYNKAMLSKAGVSEEEMKNLTWNPQDGGTYEKVIAHLTVDKNGKRGDEAGFDKNNVDVYGLGLNGGGDSSGQTEWSYLTNTTGWSHTDKNPWGTHYNYDDPKFQSSIDWFAGLVDKGYMPKLETTVGAAMADTFAAGKSAINAHGSWMIGQYTGYKGVEVGIAPTPVGPEGKRASMFNGLADSIWAGTKKKDAAIKWVEYLASAPCQDVVASKAVVFPALKASSEKAAEAFKAKGVDVTAFTEHVKNGTTFLYPITDNTAKVKGIMEPAMDAVVSGKKPASSLTEANNQVNDLFK; this is encoded by the coding sequence ATGAAGAAATCCCTCGGCACCGTCGCCGTCGCCGCAGCCATCGCGCTCTCACTCTCCGCCTGTGGCGGCGGCTCAGGATCCTCAGCAGAATCGGCCAAGGGCGAGCTCAGCTACTGGCTCTGGGACGCCAACCAGCTTCCCGCCTACCAGCAGTGCGCTGATGACTTCCAGAAGGCCAACCCGGACATCAAGGTCAAGATCACCCAGCGCGGCTGGGACGATTACTGGAGCACGCTCACGAACGGGTTCGTTGGCGGCACGGCTCCCGACGTCTTCACCAACCACCTGGGCCGCTACGGCGAGCTCGCCGCGAACAAGCAGCTGCTCCCCATTGACGACGCCGTCAAGAAGGACAACGTGGACCTGTCCGCCTACAACGAGGGACTCGCGGACCTCTGGGTGGGCCAGGACGGCAAGCGCTACGGCCTGCCGAAGGACTGGGACACCATCGGGTTGTTCTACAACAAGGCCATGCTTTCCAAGGCCGGCGTCTCTGAAGAAGAGATGAAGAACCTCACCTGGAACCCGCAGGACGGCGGCACGTACGAGAAGGTCATTGCCCACCTGACCGTTGACAAGAACGGCAAGCGCGGGGACGAAGCGGGCTTCGACAAGAACAATGTGGATGTCTACGGCCTTGGACTCAACGGCGGCGGCGACTCCTCAGGCCAGACTGAGTGGAGCTACCTCACCAACACCACCGGCTGGTCACACACGGACAAAAACCCGTGGGGAACGCACTACAACTATGACGACCCCAAGTTCCAGTCCTCAATCGACTGGTTCGCCGGGCTGGTTGACAAGGGCTACATGCCCAAGCTCGAAACCACTGTTGGCGCGGCCATGGCCGACACCTTCGCCGCAGGCAAGTCAGCCATCAACGCCCACGGCTCATGGATGATCGGCCAGTACACCGGGTACAAGGGTGTTGAGGTGGGCATCGCTCCCACCCCCGTGGGTCCGGAAGGCAAGCGGGCCTCGATGTTCAACGGCCTGGCCGACTCGATCTGGGCCGGCACCAAGAAGAAGGACGCCGCCATCAAGTGGGTGGAGTACCTTGCCTCGGCACCTTGCCAGGACGTCGTCGCATCCAAGGCTGTAGTGTTCCCGGCCCTCAAGGCCTCTTCCGAAAAAGCTGCGGAAGCATTCAAGGCCAAGGGTGTAGATGTCACCGCCTTCACCGAGCACGTCAAGAACGGAACTACTTTCCTCTACCCCATCACTGACAATACTGCCAAGGTCAAGGGCATCATGGAGCCTGCCATGGACGCTGTGGTATCCGGCAAAAAGCCTGCCAGCTCCTTGACCGAAGCCAACAACCAGGTGAACGATCTCTTCAAGTAG
- a CDS encoding alpha-galactosidase, giving the protein MDPLHLRSAGTSLVISFDSGEAEVIHWGADLGASLPDLAILGEAIPPSAVDAAVPAGLLPQASSSWRGRPALRGHRIADGVPGYDFSVRLRVTDVKTGGSSAVIVQSDPDAGISVESTLELHDGGLLEMRHTVTNTGTSPFQLDELATVLPVAPDAVELLDLTGRWCRERHPQRRAIQQGTWVRTGRHGRTGHDSSLLLAAGTAGFGNRHGKVWATHLAWSGNHEQFADSIGDGRTVIGGSELLGPAEVVLQANGSYTTPALFAAYSDRGLDGISEAFYSWFRSRPHHVLPAPSAVSGAGTAGTGKARPVVLNVWEAVYFNHDLGTLVELADSAADLGVERFVLDDGWFRGRRHDQAGLGDWYVDEGLWPDGLTPLIDAVTSRGMEFGLWVEPEMINLDSDTARAHPDWIVGPAARSHKDGGRLPLTWRHQHVIDLVNPEAWQYVFDRIDALLRENNISYLKWDQNRDLTEHGHAGRASVHEQTLAAYRLFDELRKAHPGLEIESCSSGGARVDLGILERTDRIWASDCNDALERQTIQRWTGLVVPPELVGGHIGPTTSHTTGRTHDVSFRAITALFGHFGLEWDVRQVHGAEREELKRFIGLYKEHRGLIHSGRMVRADVADDSLMLHGVVSHGSPATGDTAALFALVSTRTSLAEQPGRITIPGLDQDRSYRVEAIFPTPGDADYAHNYTQAQPPAWLTEGAEASGRFLSEVGLPMPVLNPEHALLLSFTAV; this is encoded by the coding sequence ATGGATCCCCTGCACCTCCGCTCCGCCGGCACCAGCCTGGTGATCAGCTTCGACAGCGGGGAGGCCGAGGTCATTCACTGGGGCGCCGATCTGGGCGCTTCACTGCCCGATCTGGCCATCCTCGGCGAAGCGATCCCGCCGTCCGCCGTCGACGCCGCCGTCCCCGCCGGGCTGCTTCCGCAGGCATCCTCCAGCTGGCGTGGACGCCCGGCCCTCCGGGGGCACCGGATCGCCGACGGCGTACCCGGCTACGACTTTTCCGTCCGCCTCCGCGTCACGGACGTCAAGACCGGAGGAAGTTCAGCTGTGATTGTCCAGTCTGATCCCGATGCCGGCATCTCCGTTGAATCCACGCTGGAACTGCACGACGGCGGGCTGCTGGAAATGCGCCACACCGTCACCAACACCGGCACGTCGCCTTTTCAGCTCGACGAACTGGCCACCGTGCTGCCGGTGGCTCCCGACGCCGTCGAACTCCTTGACCTGACCGGACGGTGGTGCCGTGAACGCCACCCCCAGCGCCGCGCCATCCAGCAGGGCACCTGGGTGCGGACCGGCCGGCACGGCCGCACCGGACACGACTCCTCTCTGCTGCTGGCCGCCGGCACGGCAGGCTTCGGCAACCGCCACGGCAAGGTCTGGGCCACCCACCTGGCCTGGAGCGGAAACCATGAGCAGTTCGCGGACAGCATCGGGGACGGACGGACCGTCATCGGAGGGTCCGAGCTGCTGGGTCCCGCCGAAGTGGTCCTCCAGGCGAACGGCAGCTACACCACCCCCGCTCTCTTCGCGGCCTACTCGGACCGTGGCCTGGACGGCATCAGCGAAGCTTTCTACAGCTGGTTCAGGAGCCGCCCGCACCACGTGCTGCCTGCGCCGTCAGCCGTTTCAGGAGCAGGCACTGCGGGCACCGGCAAGGCCCGGCCTGTGGTGCTGAACGTCTGGGAAGCCGTCTACTTCAACCACGATCTCGGCACGCTGGTCGAACTGGCCGATTCCGCGGCGGACCTGGGCGTGGAGCGCTTCGTGCTCGACGACGGGTGGTTCCGCGGCCGCCGGCACGACCAGGCAGGCCTGGGCGACTGGTACGTGGACGAAGGCCTCTGGCCGGACGGCCTCACGCCCCTGATCGACGCCGTCACCTCCCGCGGCATGGAATTCGGCCTCTGGGTGGAGCCCGAAATGATCAACCTGGACTCGGACACCGCGCGCGCCCACCCGGACTGGATCGTCGGGCCCGCCGCACGGTCCCACAAGGACGGCGGCCGGCTGCCGTTGACCTGGCGCCACCAGCACGTCATCGACCTGGTCAATCCCGAGGCCTGGCAGTACGTCTTCGACCGGATCGACGCCCTGTTGCGCGAAAACAACATCAGCTACCTGAAGTGGGACCAGAACCGGGACCTCACCGAGCACGGCCACGCCGGGCGCGCCTCCGTCCACGAACAGACCCTGGCCGCCTACCGCCTCTTCGACGAGCTCAGGAAAGCCCATCCCGGCCTCGAGATCGAGAGCTGCTCTTCCGGCGGGGCACGCGTGGACCTGGGCATCCTGGAACGCACGGACCGGATCTGGGCTTCGGACTGCAACGATGCCCTGGAACGCCAGACCATCCAGCGCTGGACCGGACTGGTGGTGCCGCCGGAACTGGTCGGAGGACACATCGGCCCCACCACGTCCCACACCACGGGCCGCACGCACGACGTTTCGTTCCGAGCCATCACCGCCTTGTTCGGACACTTCGGCCTCGAGTGGGACGTCCGCCAGGTCCACGGCGCGGAGCGCGAAGAACTCAAGCGTTTCATCGGGCTCTACAAGGAGCACCGCGGCCTGATCCACTCGGGCCGGATGGTCCGGGCGGATGTTGCCGACGATTCGCTGATGCTGCACGGCGTCGTTTCCCACGGCAGCCCCGCAACCGGGGACACGGCGGCACTGTTCGCGCTGGTCAGCACCAGGACCTCGCTCGCGGAGCAGCCGGGCCGCATCACCATTCCGGGACTGGACCAGGACCGCAGCTACCGCGTGGAGGCCATCTTCCCGACGCCCGGCGATGCCGACTACGCGCACAACTACACCCAGGCGCAGCCCCCCGCATGGCTGACCGAGGGTGCAGAAGCCAGCGGCCGGTTCCTGTCCGAGGTGGGCCTGCCCATGCCCGTCCTCAACCCGGAGCATGCACTGCTGCTCAGCTTCACTGCCGTGTAG
- a CDS encoding carbohydrate ABC transporter permease: protein MTTTTSRAPKPATTRRRRPFNTRRAGAWALLALAIAVSVVPFLWVLRTALSTNGSLASQSASLLPADFTLGAFMRVFGLQSPADAVAEGGSGAAIDFWLYLRNSIIFSSITTAGAVFFSAMAAYAFARLRWKGRNAVFSLFLGTMLVPPIFTALPNFLLIKNLDLLNTMLGMVLPYVFMTPFAIFFLRQFFLNMSREVEEAAMLDGAKHLRIFFQIVLPNAAAPLATLALLTFIGQWNEYFWPLLVGSQDDVRVLQVGLGVFKSQSPQGAPDWSGLMAATLVSALPVLILFAAFGKKIVNSIGFSGIK from the coding sequence ATGACCACCACCACCAGCCGCGCACCGAAGCCGGCCACCACCCGCCGTCGCCGTCCCTTCAACACCCGCCGCGCAGGCGCCTGGGCCCTGCTGGCCCTGGCCATCGCGGTCTCTGTGGTCCCGTTCCTCTGGGTGCTCCGCACGGCACTGTCCACCAACGGGTCACTGGCCTCCCAATCGGCCAGCCTCCTTCCGGCGGACTTCACGCTGGGTGCCTTCATGCGCGTGTTCGGGCTGCAGAGCCCGGCCGACGCCGTCGCCGAAGGCGGTTCCGGCGCAGCCATCGACTTCTGGCTGTACCTGCGCAACTCGATCATCTTCTCCTCCATCACCACCGCCGGAGCCGTGTTCTTCAGCGCGATGGCCGCCTACGCCTTTGCCCGTCTGCGCTGGAAGGGCCGGAACGCCGTATTCAGCCTGTTCCTGGGCACCATGCTGGTCCCGCCAATCTTCACCGCACTGCCCAACTTCCTGCTGATCAAGAACCTGGACCTGCTCAACACAATGCTCGGCATGGTCCTGCCATACGTGTTCATGACCCCCTTCGCGATCTTCTTCCTCCGTCAGTTCTTCCTGAACATGTCACGCGAAGTGGAAGAGGCGGCCATGCTCGACGGCGCCAAGCACCTGCGCATCTTCTTCCAGATCGTTCTCCCGAATGCCGCCGCACCCCTGGCCACCCTGGCCCTGCTGACCTTCATCGGGCAGTGGAACGAGTACTTCTGGCCCCTGCTGGTCGGTTCCCAGGACGATGTCCGAGTCCTCCAGGTGGGGCTCGGCGTCTTCAAGTCGCAATCCCCGCAGGGAGCGCCGGACTGGTCCGGCCTCATGGCCGCAACCCTGGTGTCTGCCTTGCCCGTACTGATCCTCTTCGCCGCCTTCGGCAAGAAAATCGTCAACTCCATCGGATTCTCCGGAATCAAGTAA
- a CDS encoding LacI family DNA-binding transcriptional regulator — MTIPATHPPRGPVTRKDVARYAGVSTAVVSYVVNGGPKRVAPATEAKVQDAIRVLGYRPNAAARALKLGSSETIGLIIPDNSNPFFSLLAHAVEDAAADRGFALVLTNSDGNVTKERRNIRNLAARQVDGVVLASVLFEPDLAELESAEIPSVLLNHSGDSPGFNSVGVDLAAGAKIGVEHLIWHGHKNIALAMGTNVSNEVDGREQGWLQALAAAGLPEGPIVRGEFTREGGYAAGQRLVASASHPTAVFASSDMQAIGILRALHEAGVSVPQDMALTSFDGSAEAEFSWPALTTVEQPVRAMAEAAVSALVGETKGSPPEHRLFPTRLRIRQSCGCP; from the coding sequence ATGACCATTCCCGCAACGCATCCGCCCCGAGGCCCGGTAACCCGCAAGGATGTTGCCCGCTATGCGGGTGTGAGCACTGCGGTGGTCAGTTACGTTGTCAACGGCGGACCCAAGCGGGTTGCGCCGGCCACCGAGGCAAAGGTCCAGGACGCCATCCGCGTCCTGGGCTACCGTCCCAACGCCGCGGCACGTGCGCTGAAACTCGGTTCCAGCGAAACCATCGGCCTGATCATTCCGGACAACAGCAACCCTTTCTTCTCCTTGCTGGCGCACGCGGTGGAAGACGCCGCCGCTGACCGGGGATTTGCGCTGGTTCTAACGAACTCGGACGGCAATGTAACGAAGGAAAGGCGGAACATCCGCAACTTGGCCGCCCGCCAGGTGGATGGCGTGGTGCTGGCCAGTGTGCTATTTGAACCGGACCTCGCGGAACTTGAGTCGGCCGAGATCCCCTCGGTATTGCTCAATCACAGCGGGGATTCCCCCGGTTTCAACAGCGTGGGCGTGGATCTTGCCGCCGGCGCCAAGATCGGTGTGGAGCACCTGATCTGGCACGGCCACAAGAACATTGCGCTGGCCATGGGCACCAACGTCTCCAACGAGGTCGACGGACGTGAACAGGGCTGGCTTCAGGCGCTGGCTGCGGCCGGCCTGCCGGAAGGCCCCATTGTCCGCGGTGAATTCACCCGGGAGGGTGGCTACGCGGCGGGGCAGCGCCTGGTGGCTTCTGCCAGCCATCCGACCGCGGTGTTTGCGAGCTCCGACATGCAGGCCATCGGAATCCTCAGGGCCCTGCATGAGGCCGGCGTCTCCGTTCCGCAGGATATGGCGCTGACGTCCTTCGACGGGTCCGCCGAGGCGGAGTTCAGCTGGCCCGCACTGACCACAGTGGAGCAGCCGGTCCGCGCCATGGCGGAAGCCGCCGTCAGTGCCCTGGTGGGTGAAACGAAGGGAAGCCCGCCCGAACATAGGCTGTTCCCCACCCGGCTGCGCATCAGGCAGTCCTGCGGCTGCCCGTAG
- a CDS encoding carbohydrate ABC transporter permease — MTTLTKHESSAKLRSGAPTPRGGLRRFGDLKIALFFIAPAMIGFILFYVVPTFRGIYLSFTEYNILGDPEWVGFDNYAAIAKDALFWNSLAVTGQYVLINIVLQTALALGLALLMDRVAKSTLVRGALLLPYLMSNVIAALLWFWMLDYQIGVVNQFIEWSGLPRVAFFGSEEWAIPTQALINTWRHMGYTALLIFAGLQAIPQHLYEVANLDGASPFQTFRKVTMPLLRPVLVLVLVVTVIGSFQVFDTVAVTTQGGPVNATRVIQYYIYQRAFTESDFGYGSAIAVILFLILALVAFIQMKFLRGNESDLD; from the coding sequence ATGACCACCCTTACCAAGCACGAGAGTTCTGCAAAGCTCCGGTCCGGAGCGCCAACGCCGCGAGGCGGCCTCCGCCGGTTCGGCGACCTCAAGATCGCCCTCTTCTTCATTGCCCCGGCGATGATCGGGTTCATCCTCTTCTACGTTGTGCCCACGTTCCGCGGTATCTACTTGAGCTTCACGGAATACAACATCCTCGGTGACCCGGAATGGGTCGGCTTCGACAATTACGCAGCGATTGCCAAGGATGCCCTGTTCTGGAATTCCTTGGCCGTCACAGGGCAGTACGTCCTCATCAATATCGTGCTCCAGACGGCCCTGGCACTCGGCCTGGCACTGCTGATGGACAGGGTGGCTAAATCCACCCTTGTGCGAGGGGCCCTGCTGCTTCCCTACCTGATGTCAAACGTGATCGCCGCCCTGCTCTGGTTCTGGATGCTGGACTACCAGATCGGCGTGGTGAACCAGTTCATCGAATGGAGCGGCCTTCCCCGCGTCGCGTTCTTCGGCAGTGAGGAGTGGGCAATCCCCACCCAGGCCCTGATCAACACCTGGCGGCACATGGGCTACACCGCACTGCTCATCTTTGCCGGCCTCCAGGCCATCCCGCAGCACCTTTATGAAGTGGCCAACCTTGACGGCGCGTCTCCGTTCCAGACGTTCCGCAAGGTGACCATGCCGTTGCTGCGCCCGGTCCTGGTTCTGGTACTCGTGGTGACGGTGATCGGCTCTTTCCAGGTCTTCGACACCGTGGCCGTGACCACCCAGGGCGGACCGGTCAACGCCACCCGCGTCATCCAGTACTACATCTACCAGCGCGCCTTCACTGAGTCGGACTTCGGCTACGGGTCCGCCATCGCCGTCATTCTCTTCCTCATCCTCGCCCTCGTTGCCTTCATTCAGATGAAGTTCCTCCGGGGCAACGAGTCGGACCTGGACTAA